In Pseudonocardia sp. C8, one genomic interval encodes:
- a CDS encoding alpha/beta fold hydrolase yields the protein MAAVTTLPVHPPATRPGRGAGAAAEPRLADPATLGPLPPEQPPWPGRTVTAGGVALHVRETPGDGAAEAVYVHGLAGSATNWTDLAGLLGTRAAGLSVDLPGFGLSEPTVSRDFTPDGMADALLCWLAGRGRPVHLVGNSLGGLIAMTVAARRPELVRSLALVSPAMPDLRPDPRRFSDPRIALAMVPVLGRGARRALAAEPLRSRAERIVKVCFADPRRGSERRLEELVAEHAHRATLPWAAEATDAATRGLLALWAGRAVWQRAARVRVPSLVLWGAQDRVVSPRLARRTAAALPDARLLVLPRAGHVPQIERPEDVARAVAGLWDET from the coding sequence ATGGCCGCCGTGACGACGCTTCCCGTTCACCCGCCCGCCACCCGGCCCGGCCGGGGAGCCGGGGCGGCGGCGGAGCCGCGCCTTGCCGACCCCGCCACGCTCGGGCCGCTGCCGCCCGAGCAGCCGCCGTGGCCGGGACGGACGGTCACCGCGGGCGGGGTCGCGCTGCACGTCCGGGAGACCCCCGGCGACGGCGCCGCCGAGGCGGTCTACGTGCACGGGCTGGCCGGCTCGGCGACCAACTGGACCGACCTGGCGGGGCTGCTCGGGACGCGCGCGGCCGGCCTGTCGGTCGACCTGCCCGGGTTCGGCCTGTCCGAGCCGACGGTGTCCCGCGACTTCACCCCGGACGGCATGGCCGACGCGCTGCTGTGCTGGCTCGCCGGCCGCGGCCGGCCCGTGCACCTGGTCGGCAACTCGCTGGGCGGGCTGATCGCCATGACGGTCGCCGCCCGCCGTCCGGAGCTCGTGCGGTCGCTGGCCCTGGTGTCGCCGGCGATGCCGGACCTGCGGCCCGACCCGCGCCGGTTCTCCGACCCGCGGATCGCGCTCGCCATGGTGCCGGTCCTGGGGCGGGGTGCCCGGCGCGCGCTGGCCGCCGAGCCGCTGCGCAGCCGGGCCGAGCGGATCGTGAAGGTCTGCTTCGCCGACCCGCGGCGCGGCTCCGAGCGCCGGCTGGAGGAGCTGGTCGCCGAGCACGCGCACCGGGCGACGCTGCCGTGGGCGGCCGAGGCGACCGACGCCGCCACCCGCGGCCTGCTCGCGCTGTGGGCCGGCCGGGCGGTGTGGCAGCGGGCCGCGCGGGTGCGGGTGCCGTCGCTGGTGCTGTGGGGTGCGCAGGACCGGGTCGTGTCCCCGCGGCTGGCCCGGCGCACCGCGGCGGCGCTGCCGGACGCGCGGCTGCTGGTGCTGCCCCGCGCCGGGCACGTCCCGCAGATCGAGCGGCCCGAGGACGTCGCCCGCGCGGTGGCCGGGCTGTGGGACGAGACGTGA
- the moeZ gene encoding adenylyltransferase/sulfurtransferase MoeZ — MALPPLVEPAAELTKDEVERYSRHLIIPDVGMDGQKRLKNAKILVVGAGGLGSPALLYLAAAGVGTLGIVEFDVVDESNLQRQVIHGGSDVGRPKAESARDSIREVNPFVEVRLHNERLTSENVLDVFRDYDLILDGTDNFATRYLVNDAAVLLGKPYVWGSIFRFEGQASVFWEDAPNGQGLNYRDLYPEPPPPGMVPSCAEGGVLGVLCASIGSIMVNEAIKLVTGIGEPLLGRLVIYDALETTWRQVRIRKDPDTPKITELIDYEAFCGTVTQEAQDAAAGNTITVGELKQMIDAGKDFQLIDVREPHEYEIVSIPGARLIPKDRILSGEALAEISQDKPVVLHCKSGGRSAEALAALHRAGFSDAVHVGGGVLSWVKQIDPSQPTY; from the coding sequence ATGGCGCTACCGCCACTGGTGGAGCCGGCTGCCGAGCTCACCAAGGACGAGGTCGAGCGGTACAGCCGCCACCTCATCATCCCGGACGTCGGGATGGACGGGCAGAAGCGGCTGAAGAACGCCAAGATCCTGGTCGTCGGTGCCGGCGGGCTGGGTTCGCCGGCCCTGCTGTACCTGGCCGCGGCCGGCGTGGGCACGCTCGGCATCGTCGAGTTCGACGTCGTCGACGAGTCCAACCTGCAGCGCCAGGTCATCCACGGCGGGTCCGACGTGGGCCGGCCGAAGGCGGAGTCGGCTCGCGACTCGATCCGCGAGGTGAACCCGTTCGTCGAGGTCCGGCTGCACAACGAGCGGCTGACCAGCGAGAACGTCCTCGACGTGTTCCGGGACTACGACCTGATCCTGGACGGCACCGACAACTTCGCCACCCGCTACCTGGTGAACGACGCCGCGGTGCTGCTCGGCAAGCCGTACGTCTGGGGCTCGATCTTCCGGTTCGAGGGCCAGGCCTCGGTGTTCTGGGAGGACGCCCCGAACGGGCAGGGCCTCAACTACCGCGACCTGTACCCGGAGCCCCCGCCGCCCGGGATGGTCCCGTCCTGCGCCGAGGGCGGCGTGCTGGGGGTGCTGTGCGCGTCGATCGGCTCGATCATGGTGAACGAGGCGATCAAGCTGGTGACCGGGATCGGCGAGCCCCTGCTCGGCCGTCTGGTGATCTACGACGCCCTGGAGACCACGTGGCGCCAGGTGAGGATCCGCAAGGACCCGGACACCCCGAAGATCACCGAGCTGATCGACTACGAGGCGTTCTGCGGCACCGTCACCCAGGAGGCCCAGGACGCGGCGGCCGGCAACACGATCACCGTCGGCGAGCTCAAGCAGATGATCGACGCGGGCAAGGACTTCCAGCTCATCGACGTCCGCGAGCCGCACGAGTACGAGATCGTGAGCATCCCGGGCGCCCGGCTGATCCCCAAGGACCGGATCCTGTCCGGCGAGGCGCTGGCCGAGATCTCGCAGGACAAGCCGGTCGTGCTGCACTGCAAGTCCGGTGGCCGCTCCGCGGAGGCACTCGCCGCGCTGCACCGGGCCGGTTTCTCCGACGCCGTGCACGTCGGTGGTGGCGTGCTGTCCTGGGTCAAGCAGATCGACCCGTCGCAGCCGACCTACTGA